A window from Tachyglossus aculeatus isolate mTacAcu1 chromosome 20, mTacAcu1.pri, whole genome shotgun sequence encodes these proteins:
- the RPL21 gene encoding 60S ribosomal protein L21 has translation MTNTKGKRRGTRYMFSRPFRKHGVVPLATYMRIYKKGDIVDIKGMGTVQQGMPHKCYHGKTGRVYNVTQHAVGIIVNKQVKGKILAKRINVRIEHIKHSKSRDSFLKRVKENDQKKKEAKEKGIWVELKRQPAPPREAHFVRTNGKEPELLEPIPYEFMA, from the exons ATGACGAAcacaaagggaaagaggagggggacccGTTACATGTTCTCTCGGCCCTTTCGCAAACATG GTGTTGTCCCACTGGCTACTTATATGCGAATCTACAAGAAAGGTGATATTGTAGATATTAAG GGCATGGGGACAGTGCAACAAGGTATGCCCCATAAGTGTTACCACGGCAAGACTGGAAGGGTATATAACGTTACCCAACACGCCGTCGGGATTATTGTAAACAAACAGGTCAA GGGCAAGATTCTTGCCAAGAGAATTAATGTTCGAATTGAGCATATTAAGCATTCCAAGAGCCGAGACAGCTTCCTTAAGCGTGTGAAGGAGAATGATCAGAAGAAGAAGGAAGCCAAAGAGAAGGGCATCTGGGTTGAACTAAAACGTCAG CCCGCTCCACCCAGAGAGGCCCACTTTGTGCGAACCAACGGCAAAGAGCCCGAACTGCTGGAACCAATTCCCTACGAATTCATGGCATAA